The following proteins are co-located in the Triplophysa dalaica isolate WHDGS20190420 chromosome 2, ASM1584641v1, whole genome shotgun sequence genome:
- the LOC130413987 gene encoding carbohydrate sulfotransferase 12-like, giving the protein MKMGILRQLQCFLLMGTMFIVAIIIYWDDVTKRTFYIPSAVSPLPVFPIQVLETPLDLKSSSDQSSCSVKPNQTTLTTAQKYISKGQGSNNHIFGQSSPTDLKVRQAYRTEMVKELCLANSSLTFPGKFKSFEKIPSRTLDHLIVDDRHGVIYCFVPKVACTNWKRIMIVLSQNLKAPDGTPYRDPLAIPSYMSHNATLHLTFNRFWRRFGRASRRLMHHKLKTYTKFIFVRDPFVRLISAFRNKFDQPNEDFYRQFGSVMLQRYANISKPPGSAQEAFEAGIRPSFQNFVKYLLDSQTEKMEPFNEHWRQVYRLCHPCQIEYDFIGKLETLDEDAEHLLRILGMDERIRFPPGYRNRTAANWERDWFANVSVADRMKLYNLYEPDFRLFGYDKPETLYQK; this is encoded by the coding sequence ATGAAAATGGGAATTCTGAGGCAGCTCCAGTGTTTCCTTCTGATGGGAACAATGTTTATCGTCGCCATAATCATTTATTGGGATGATGTGACAAAACGGACGTTTTACATACCCTCTGCCGTGTCACCATTACCTGTATTTCCCATTCAGGTTTTGGAGACGCCGCTCGACTTGAAGTCCAGTTCAGATCAGTCAAGCTGCTCGGTCAAACCAAATCAGACAACTCTCACAACTGCTCAAAAATATATCTCAAAAGGTCAGGGATCCAACAATCACATCTTCGGTCAGTCTTCCCCCACAGATCTTAAAGTGCGGCAAGCTTATCGCACGGAAATGGTAAAAGAGCTTTGCTTAGCCAATAGCAGCCTTACTTTCCCAGGAAAATTCAAGAGTTTTGAGAAGATTCCGAGTCGCACCTTGGATCATCTCATCGTGGATGACCGTCACGGTGTCATTTACTGTTTTGTCCCCAAGGTGGCATGTACCAACTGGAAACGAATTATGATTGTTCTCAGCCAGAATCTTAAGGCACCTGATGGAACTCCATATAGAGATCCTCTTGCCATCCCATCATACATGAGCCACAATGCAACACTGCATCTGACCTTCAACAGGTTTTGGAGACGCTTCGGTCGCGCCTCACGCCGGCTGATGCATCACAAACTCAAGACGTACACCAAGTTCATTTTTGTACGGGATCCTTTTGTACGCCTCATATCTGCTTTCCGGAACAAGTTTGATCAGCCAAACGAGGATTTTTATAGACAGTTTGGCTCTGTAATGCTTCAGCGCTACGCTAATATTTCAAAGCCTCCAGGTTCAGCTCAAGAGGCGTTCGAAGCAGGTATCCGCCCCTCCTTTCAGAACTTTGTTAAGTACCTGTTAGATTCACAGACCGAAAAGATGGAGCCGTTCAACGAACATTGGCGTCAGGTCTACAGGCTATGTCATCCGTGTCAAATTGAGTATGATTTTATCGGGAAACTGGAAACTCTTGATGAGGATGCAGAGCATTTGCTGAGGATTCTGGGAATGGATGAACGGATTCGCTTTCCTCCCGGGTACCGCAATAGGACAGCTGCGAACTGGGAGCGAGACTGGTTTGCAAATGTTTCTGTGGCTGACAGGATGAAACTTTACAATCTTTATGAACCAGACTTTAGATTATTTGGATATGACAAACCTGAGACACTTTATCAGAAGTGA